From a single Mus caroli chromosome X, CAROLI_EIJ_v1.1, whole genome shotgun sequence genomic region:
- the Zmym3 gene encoding zinc finger MYM-type protein 3 isoform X2: MDPSDFPSPFDPLTLPEKPLAGDLPVDMEFGEDLLESQTAPSRGWAPPGPSPSSGALDLLDTPSGLEKDPGGVLDGATELLGLGGLLYKAPSPPEVDHGPEGTLAWDSGEQTLEPGPGCQTPEVMPPDPGAGASPPSPEGLLEPLAPDSPIILESPHIEEEIPPLATRRRGSPGQEEEHTQGQPQSPNAPPSPSVGETLGDGINSSQSKPGVRTPTAHPSLPGDGLTGKEIEKPPERKRSERVRRAEPPKPEVVDSTESIPVSDEDSDAMVDDPNDEDFVPFRPRRSPRMSLRSSMAQRAGRSSMGTKMSCAHCRTPLQKGQTAYQRKGLPQLFCSSSCLTTYSKKPLGRKTCTFCKKEIWNTKDSVVVQTGPGGSFHEFCTSVCLSLYEAQQQRPIPQSGDPADATRCSICQKTGEVLHEVSNGSVVHRLCSDSCFSKFRANKGLKTNCCDQCGAYIYARPGGLGPELLFHDGQQKRFCNTTCLGAYKKKNTRVYPCVWCKTLCKNFEMLSHVDRNGKTSLFCSLCCTTSYKVKQAGLTGPPRPCSFCRRSLSDPCYYNKVDRTVYQFCSPSCWTKFQHTSPEGGIHLSCHYCHSLFSGKPEVLEWQDQVFQFCCRDCCEDFKRLRGVVSQCEHCRQEKLLHEKLRFSGVEKSFCSEGCVLLYKQDFTKKLGLCCITCTYCSQTCQRGVTEQLDGSTWDFCSEDCKTKYLLWYCKAARCHACKRQGKLLETIHWRGQIRHFCNQQCLLRFYSQQNQPNLDTQSGPESLLNSQSSESKPQTPSQTKVENNNTVRTPDENGNLGKTPVKRATPSVPTPPPPPPPATPRKNKAAMCKPLMQNRGVSCKAEMKSKGSQTEEWKPQVIVLPIPVPIFVPVPMHLYCQKVPVPFSMPIPVPVPMFLPTTLESTEKIVETIEELKVKIPSNPLEADILAMAEMIAEAEELDKASSDLCDLVSNQSAEGLLEDCDLFGTARDDVLAMAVKMANVLDEPGQDLEADFPKNPLDINPSVDFLFDCGLVGPEDVSTEQDLPRAMRKGQKRLMLSESCSRDSLSSQPSCTGLNYSYGVNAWKCWVQSKYANGETSKGDELRFGPKPMRIKEDILACSAAELNYGLAQFVREITRPNGERYEPDSIYYLCLGIQQYLLENNRMVNIFTDLYYLTFVQELNKSLSTWQPTLLPNNTVFSRVEEEHLWECKQLGVYSPFVLLNTLMFFNTKFFGLQTAEEHMQLSFTNVVRQSRKCTTPRGTTKVVSIRYYAPVRQRKGRDTGPGKRKREDETILEQRENRMNPLRCPVKFYEFYLSKCPESLRTRNDVFYLQPERSCIAESPLWYSVIPMDRSMLESMLNRILAVREIYEELGRPGEEDLD; encoded by the exons ATGGACCCCAGTGATTTCCCCAGTCCATTTGACCCATTGACCCTGCCAGAGAAGCCCCTGGCTGGAGACCTTCCAGTAGACATGGAATTTGGAGAGGATCTGCTGGAATCTCAGACTGCCCCAAGTCGAGGATGGGCTCCCCCAGGTCCCTCTCCATCCTCTGGAGCCCTGGACCTGCTTGATACCCCTTCTGGCCTGGAGAAGGACCCTGGAGGAGTTCTGGATGGAGCCACTGAGCTACTGGGGCTGGGGGGGCTACTCTATAAAGCCCCTTCTCCCCCAGAGGTGGACCATGGTCCTGAGGGGACCCTTGCATGGGATTCGGGGGAGCAGACCCTAGAGCCTGGACCAGGGTGTCAAACCCCTGAGGTGATGCCACCTGATCCAGGGGCTGGGGCTAGTCCCCCTTCACCTGAGGGGCTACTAGAACCTTTGGCTCCAGATTCTCCAATAATCCTGGAGTCTCCTCATATTGAAGAGGAGATACCCCCCTTAGCTACAAGGAGAAGGGGCTCCCctgggcaggaggaggagcataCCCAAGGGCAGCCACAGAGCCCCAATGCACCCCCTAGCCCTTCAGTGGGAGAGACTCTGGGGGATGGCATCAACAGTTCTCAGAGCAAACCTGGGGTACGTACCCCTACTGCACATCCTTCGTTGCCAG GAGATGGCCTGACTGGGAAGGAGATTGAGAAGCCGCCTGAGagg AAGAGAAGCGAGCGCGTTAGAAGAGCAGAACCTCCAAAGCCTGAGGTTGTGGACTCCACTGAGAGCA TTCCAGTGTCAGATGAGGATTCTGATGCCATGGTAGATGACCCCAATGATGAGGACTTTGTGCCATTCCGGCCCCGGCGCTCTCCTCGCATGTCCCTGCGCTCAAGTATGGCACAAAGGGCTGGGCGCTCTTCAATGGGCACCAAGATGTCTTGTGCACATTGCCGGACACCACTGCAGAAGGGGCAGACGGCCTATCAGCGCAAGGGGTTGCCTCAGCTCTTCTGTTCTTCATCTTGTCTCACTACTTACTCCAAGAAGCCCTTGGGCAGAAAGACCTGTACCTTCTGCAAGAA GGAGATCTGGAACACCAAGGACTCAGTTGTGGTACAGACTGGTCCAGGAGGCTCCTTCCATGAGTTCtgcacatctgtctgtctctctctctatgagGCCCAGCAGCAGCGTCCAATCCCCCAGTCTGGGGATCCTGCCGATGCCACTCGCTGCAGCATATGCCAGAAGACTGGAGAG GTTCTTCATGAGGTCAGCAATGGCAGCGTGGTACACCGACTCTGCAGCGATTCTTGCTTCTCCAAATTCCGAGCCAACAAGGGACTGAAAACCAACTGTTGTGACCAGTGTGGGGCTTACATCTATGCCAGGCCTGGGGGCCTTGGCCCAGAGCTCCTGTTTCATGATGGTCAACAAAAGCGGTTTTGCAACACAACGTGCTTGGGGGCATACAAGAAG AAAAACACACGTGTGTACCCATGTGTCTGGTGCAAGACCCTGTGTAAGAACTTTGAGATGCTATCACATGTGGATCGTAATGGCAAGACCAGCTTGTTCTGTTCCCTGTGCTGTACCACTTCTTACAAAGTGAAGCAGGCAGGGCTCACTG GCCCTCCCCGACCCTGCAGCTTCTGCCGCCGCAGCCTCTCTGACCCTTGTTACTACAACAAAGTTGATCGCACAGTCTACCAGTTCTGCAGCCCCAGCTGCTGGACCAAGTTCCAG caTACTAGCCCTGAGGGGGGCATTCACCTGAGCTGTCACTACTGCCATAGCCTCTTCAGTGGCAAGCCTGAGGTCTTGGAGTGGCAG GACCAGGTCTTCCAGTTCTGCTGCCGTGATTGCTGTGAGGACTTCAAGCGGCTTCGGGGTGTGGTATCCCAGTGCGAGCACTGCCGGCAGGAAAAGCTCCTGCACGAGAAGCTTCGGTTCAGTGGGGTAGAGAAAAGCTTCTGCAGTGAAG GCTGTGTACTGCTGTACAAGCAAGATTTTACTAAGAAGCTAGGCTTATGTTGTATCACCTGTACTTACTGTTCCCAAACCTGCCAGCGTGGCGTCACTGAGCAGCTGGATGGCAGCACCTGGGACTTCTGCAGCGAGGACTGTAAGACCAAGTACCTGTTATGGTACTGCAAG GCTGCCCGGTGCCATGCCTGTAAGCGCCAGGGGAAGCTGCTGGAAACAATCCACTGGCGTGGGCAAATCCGTCATTTCTGCAACCAACAGTGTCTGCTGCGTTTCTACAGCCAGCAGAACCAACCCAACTTGGATACCCAGAGTGGGCCAGAAAGCCTCTTGAACA GTCAGTCTTCTGAGTCAAAGCCCCAGACACCCTCTCAAACCAAAgtggaaaacaacaacacagtGAGGACCCCAGACGAGAACGGGAATTTGGGCAAG ACTCCTGTGAAGAGAGCAACTCCAAGTGTGcccactcctccacccccaccgCCCCCGGCAACACCCCGCAAAAACAAAGCTGCCATGTGTAAGCCGCTGATGCAGAACCGGGGTGTCTCCTGCAAGGCGGAAATGAAGtccaaaggaagtcagacag AAGAGTGGAAGCCACAAGTGATTGTGCTGCCCATCCCAGTGCCCATATTTGTGCCAGTGCCTATGCATCTATACTGCCAGAAAGTCCCGGTGCCTTTCTCAATGCCTATCCCG GTGCCTGTGCCCATGTTCTTGCCCACTACCTTGGAGAGCACAGAGAAGATCGTGGAGACCATTGAGGAGCTGAAGGTGAAGATCCCTTCCAACCCCTTGGAAGCTGACATCCTGGCCATGGCAGAGATGATTGCAGAGGCCGAAGAGTTAGACAAGGCCTCCTCGGATCTTTGTG atctTGTGAGCAACCAGAGTGCAGAGGGACTTCTGGAAGACTGTGACCTGTTTGGGACAGCTCGGGATGATGTCCTGGCCATGGCTGTTAAGATGGCTAATGTCTTAGATGAGCCTGGACAAGACTTGGAGGCTGATTTCCCCAAGA ATCCTTTGGACATTAACCCAAGTGTAGACTTCCTCTTTGATTGTGGCCTTGTAGGGCCTGAGGATGTATCTACTGAACAGGACCTTCCTAGAGCCATGAGGAAG GGTCAAAAGAGGCTGATGCTTTCTGAAAGCTGTTCCAGGGACTCTCTGAGCAGCCAGCCTAGTTGTACTGGTCTCAACTATTCATACGGTGTCAATGCTTGGAAATGCTGGGTACAGTCAAAATACGCCAATGGAGAGACCAGCAAAGGTGATGAGCTACGCTTTGGCC CCAAACCCATGCGTATCAAGGAGGATATTCTCGCCTGTTCAGCTGCTGAGCTCAACTATGGTCTGGCCCAGTTCGTGAGAGAAATCACTCGGCCCAATGGTGAACGATATGAACCTGACAGTATCTACTACCTGTGTCTTGGCATTCAGCAG tatttGCTGGAAAATAACCGAATGGTGAACATTTTCACGGACCTTTACTACTTGACTTTCGTTCAAGAACTCAACAAGTCTCTGAGTACCTGGCAGCCCACACTCCTCCCCAACA ATACTGTATTCTCCCGTGTGGAGGAAGAACACCTCTGGGAATGCAAGCAACTGGGTGTTTATTCTCCCTTTGTCCTCCTCAATACCCTCATGTTCTTCAACACTAAGTTTTTTGGACTGCAGACAGCTGAGGAACACATGCAACTCTCTTTCACTAATGTGGTACGGCAGTCTCGCAAGTGTACCACGCCTCGGGGCACCACCAAGGTGGTGAGCATCCGCTACTATGCCCCAGTCCGACAGAGGAAAGGGCGAG